In a single window of the Candidatus Neomarinimicrobiota bacterium genome:
- a CDS encoding class I SAM-dependent methyltransferase gives MTVNEDWARRIIRRLDPHFRQRWEAYDDLLTAHLTEKSKWLDIGCGRNEAVFRFGNRGRLAIGLDIQIAENRHPVPFLQADMQHLPFRSDSFDLITLRFVVEHLPDTETGFADIERVLKQNGKVIVITTNVWSPFVAFARLLPYRLKQKMLRSLYKVEEEDILPTYYRFNSASQMRRGVKGLRLIELDYVQGATYDRRYLFLLFFFWHLISKRGPLKPFRDNLLSVFEKK, from the coding sequence GGAAGCGTATGACGATCTTCTCACCGCTCATTTGACAGAGAAGTCGAAATGGCTTGACATCGGTTGCGGCCGCAACGAGGCCGTCTTCAGATTTGGAAACCGGGGCCGGCTGGCAATAGGATTAGATATTCAGATAGCAGAAAACCGTCATCCGGTACCTTTCCTTCAAGCCGATATGCAACATCTCCCTTTCCGCAGTGACTCTTTCGATCTCATCACACTGCGCTTTGTGGTAGAACACCTTCCTGATACTGAGACTGGCTTCGCTGACATTGAACGCGTGCTGAAACAGAATGGTAAAGTTATCGTTATTACAACGAATGTGTGGAGTCCGTTCGTCGCTTTCGCCCGTCTATTACCTTATAGGTTGAAGCAAAAAATGTTACGCTCACTTTACAAGGTAGAAGAGGAGGATATCCTTCCCACCTATTATCGCTTCAACTCGGCTTCCCAAATGCGACGCGGCGTAAAAGGTTTGAGGTTGATTGAGTTGGACTACGTTCAGGGTGCGACCTATGACAGACGATACCTTTTCCTGCTGTTTTTCTTCTGGCATTTGATATCTAAACGGGGACCCTTGAAACCCTTTAGAGACAATCTTCTATCAGTTTTTGAGAAAAAATAG